A portion of the Paenibacillus marchantiae genome contains these proteins:
- a CDS encoding formate/nitrite transporter family protein, whose protein sequence is MAAKTPLEVAQYTVYTGMKKAQNPVSSVLILSFLAGAFIALGFLLDIRVIASAPAEWGSLVNLIGAAVFPVGLILVLIGGGELLTGNMMAVPLATIARKLSAGNMLKNLTLVTIGNFLGAIFVAYAFGHVLGLTAEGAYLTKVVDMAGHKLDDSFLQAFISGIGCNWLVALAVWLSYASDTMSGKVLGIWFPTMAFVAIGFQHVVANMFLIPAAIFEGHYSWGQYVMNFIPVWLGNLTGGALFVAAAYWMVYLRKHEPEVKPEVAMAAAQPVETEARPMWSKQA, encoded by the coding sequence ATGGCAGCAAAAACACCTCTTGAGGTTGCACAATATACGGTGTATACGGGGATGAAGAAAGCTCAAAATCCGGTGTCCTCCGTATTGATACTCAGTTTTCTGGCAGGCGCTTTTATCGCGCTTGGATTTCTGCTGGATATTCGGGTTATTGCTTCTGCTCCGGCCGAATGGGGCAGCTTGGTTAATCTGATTGGTGCAGCAGTGTTCCCGGTAGGTTTAATATTGGTGCTGATTGGCGGCGGGGAACTGCTGACAGGTAATATGATGGCTGTTCCACTCGCGACGATTGCACGTAAACTGTCCGCAGGCAACATGTTGAAGAATCTCACCTTAGTAACGATAGGTAATTTCCTTGGGGCGATCTTTGTGGCCTATGCGTTTGGGCATGTGCTTGGTCTGACGGCAGAGGGGGCTTATTTGACCAAAGTGGTGGATATGGCTGGACACAAGCTGGACGACAGCTTCCTTCAGGCTTTTATATCCGGGATCGGGTGTAACTGGCTGGTAGCTCTCGCGGTTTGGTTGTCTTATGCATCGGATACGATGAGTGGAAAAGTATTGGGCATATGGTTCCCAACGATGGCCTTTGTAGCTATTGGATTCCAGCACGTTGTCGCCAACATGTTCCTGATTCCTGCTGCGATCTTTGAAGGGCATTATTCGTGGGGACAATACGTCATGAATTTCATTCCGGTATGGCTTGGCAACCTGACGGGAGGGGCGCTGTTTGTTGCAGCTGCTTACTGGATGGTGTACCTGCGCAAGCATGAGCCGGAAGTGAAGCCTGAGGTGGCCATGGCGGCGGCCCAGCCTGTGGAAACGGAAGCCAGACCGATGTGGAGCAAGCAGGCGTAG
- a CDS encoding class I SAM-dependent methyltransferase — MKQNESSITSLISAFGRAYHCQYDTPLIFDDYIAKELITPQEFAGIRENMIQGIHFFNPDMAHLIKDDPDTILKWITQVQLSPITLARAAYCEHVMLHEITLGLKQVVILGAGMDTFALRHPELEDTLELFEVDYPTTQQFKRERLNQAKLIMPDNLHMVPMDFTHEPSYERLTDEGLKKQKTLVTLLGVSYYLTKEDLSNLLRHIFSDLPTGSSIVLDYADEHLFEEKGRFNRVENMVKMAAVGGEPMQSYFTYEEMERLLADVGLLIYEHLSPEDIQDRYFSNRTDDLSAFETNHFIHAVKK; from the coding sequence ATGAAGCAAAATGAGTCCAGCATCACATCCTTGATTTCGGCTTTTGGCCGAGCCTACCACTGCCAGTACGATACACCTCTTATTTTCGATGATTATATAGCTAAAGAGCTTATTACTCCGCAAGAGTTTGCGGGTATTCGCGAGAATATGATTCAAGGTATCCATTTTTTCAACCCGGACATGGCTCACCTGATCAAGGACGACCCGGATACGATTTTAAAATGGATTACTCAGGTACAGTTATCTCCAATAACACTGGCTCGGGCTGCTTATTGTGAGCATGTAATGCTGCATGAAATCACGCTGGGATTGAAGCAGGTTGTCATTCTTGGCGCAGGGATGGATACGTTTGCTTTGAGGCATCCGGAACTGGAGGACACTCTAGAACTATTTGAAGTGGATTATCCAACTACACAGCAATTCAAGCGGGAGCGTCTGAACCAGGCCAAGTTGATCATGCCGGACAATCTTCATATGGTGCCAATGGATTTTACTCATGAACCTTCGTATGAACGTTTGACTGATGAAGGCTTGAAGAAGCAAAAGACATTGGTTACTCTGTTAGGCGTTTCGTATTATTTGACCAAAGAAGATCTGTCTAACTTGCTGCGGCATATATTTTCGGATCTTCCAACAGGGAGCTCCATTGTGTTGGATTATGCAGATGAGCATCTCTTTGAGGAAAAAGGAAGGTTTAACCGGGTTGAAAATATGGTTAAGATGGCTGCAGTGGGGGGCGAGCCGATGCAATCCTACTTCACTTACGAGGAGATGGAGCGGTTATTGGCGGATGTGGGACTTCTTATATATGAGCATCTATCGCCAGAAGACATACAGGATCGATATTTCAGCAATCGTACAGATGACTTATCTGCCTTCGAAACAAACCATTTCATCCATGCGGTCAAAAAATAA
- a CDS encoding LacI family DNA-binding transcriptional regulator, giving the protein MATIKDVAKLAGVALSTASYALNGDSKVSAKTKAKVLAAARELNYRKNGFAMDLKRSRTNTIALILTDLSGPYYSELIRSVQDVALANGYDLIACSSMGGRDSTAVRFLREKRVDGAIILAHNIHDDILVESAGERFPIIVMDRQLSSSHLVNVLVDGEQGGYLATRHLIQKGHKTIAYISGPSNSYDNALRYQGYLRAMQEAGLEEKSKWRLSGNFVREGGYSATKMMVMQGELPSAVFYGNDEMAIGGLKAFEESGISVPNDISIIGFDDIQLSEYVHPPLTTVRQPKHEAGSLAGHLLFQMLNGEAVNTSYTLTIDLVERESVRSVQVESGNQPA; this is encoded by the coding sequence ATGGCAACGATTAAGGATGTGGCAAAGCTGGCAGGCGTGGCGCTCTCGACCGCTTCCTATGCACTGAATGGGGACAGCAAGGTAAGTGCCAAGACCAAGGCAAAAGTGCTGGCGGCAGCACGGGAACTGAATTATCGCAAAAACGGCTTTGCCATGGACTTGAAACGGAGCCGGACGAACACGATTGCGTTGATTCTTACAGATCTGTCGGGTCCGTATTACTCCGAATTGATTCGCAGCGTACAGGACGTAGCGCTGGCTAACGGATATGATCTGATTGCTTGCAGCTCTATGGGAGGACGCGACTCCACAGCGGTTCGTTTCTTGCGAGAGAAAAGAGTGGATGGTGCTATTATCCTGGCTCATAACATCCATGATGATATCCTGGTGGAATCTGCAGGCGAACGTTTCCCTATCATTGTGATGGATCGGCAACTGTCGAGCAGCCATCTGGTCAACGTGCTGGTGGACGGGGAGCAAGGTGGTTACCTGGCTACACGTCACCTCATTCAGAAGGGGCATAAGACCATCGCCTATATCAGCGGGCCATCCAATTCTTATGATAATGCTCTGCGTTATCAAGGATATTTGCGAGCAATGCAGGAGGCGGGCCTTGAAGAGAAGTCCAAATGGCGTCTAAGCGGTAATTTTGTACGTGAGGGCGGATATAGTGCAACCAAGATGATGGTTATGCAGGGCGAGCTTCCATCTGCTGTATTTTACGGGAATGACGAAATGGCGATTGGTGGACTGAAAGCATTTGAAGAGAGCGGCATTTCGGTACCGAATGACATTTCGATAATCGGGTTTGATGATATTCAACTGTCCGAATATGTTCATCCTCCGCTTACGACGGTGCGGCAGCCCAAGCATGAAGCAGGTTCATTGGCAGGGCATTTGCTCTTCCAGATGCTGAACGGCGAAGCTGTGAATACATCGTATACGTTAACCATTGATCTGGTGGAGCGCGAGTCTGTACGATCGGTACAGGTAGAGTCAGGAAACCAGCCGGCCTAG
- a CDS encoding MFS transporter codes for MRWLDTYPKEVKIFLLASLVNATGSALMWPLTTMYVFDELGRTMANAGFVILIQSLGGIFGQLLGGALYHRVGVKKLIIGSLALNAVGLFALPWISAYWVVFICAMGWIGLFSSLSLPAIQAFIGFRFAERRGELFNVIYVANNIGVAIGTALSGFLADFSYHLSFVLNGVTSAGFAIFFWYYLSRAEPDQGEVHLTKRKTVPDGPGVWALLGNTRLYLFMSLGVLFLLFGNSIWNTGVSPYIISEGMEKRMYGLLWTLNGVLIFVGQPFTNWVKRTMARTSTAQMTASAVFYGMAYIVMITMYSYPGMVLAMVLATFGEMLISPATPAFISEHAGRAAPFYIGISGGIGAVGRVIGPYAMGVMYDKQGLIPVAWLATGTAVIAVLGFVLHAVLNRNREVKEYGLDA; via the coding sequence ATGAGATGGCTGGATACGTATCCAAAAGAAGTGAAAATATTTTTGCTGGCAAGTTTGGTCAATGCGACAGGCAGTGCCTTGATGTGGCCGCTGACCACGATGTATGTATTTGACGAGCTTGGACGCACGATGGCGAACGCGGGGTTTGTTATTCTGATCCAGTCGCTGGGCGGCATCTTCGGGCAACTGCTCGGCGGTGCATTGTACCACCGGGTGGGCGTCAAGAAGCTAATCATCGGATCGCTGGCGTTAAATGCGGTAGGGCTGTTTGCTCTGCCGTGGATTAGTGCGTATTGGGTTGTGTTTATATGTGCCATGGGCTGGATCGGCCTGTTCAGTTCATTGTCGCTGCCAGCGATTCAAGCCTTTATTGGCTTCCGGTTTGCGGAGCGACGTGGGGAATTGTTCAATGTGATCTATGTCGCCAACAATATCGGTGTGGCAATTGGTACAGCGCTCAGTGGTTTTCTGGCTGACTTTTCCTATCACCTCAGCTTTGTACTGAACGGGGTGACCTCCGCCGGGTTTGCGATTTTCTTCTGGTATTATCTGTCGCGGGCAGAACCGGATCAGGGCGAAGTACATCTGACCAAACGCAAAACGGTTCCCGATGGGCCGGGCGTCTGGGCGCTACTGGGCAACACCAGGTTATATCTGTTCATGAGCCTGGGCGTGCTGTTCCTGCTATTCGGTAATTCTATCTGGAATACGGGTGTGTCTCCGTATATTATTTCCGAGGGTATGGAGAAAAGAATGTACGGTCTGCTCTGGACCCTGAACGGGGTGCTGATCTTTGTGGGACAACCCTTCACCAATTGGGTCAAGCGTACGATGGCCCGTACATCGACTGCTCAGATGACTGCAAGTGCGGTGTTCTATGGCATGGCCTACATCGTCATGATCACCATGTATAGCTATCCGGGTATGGTGCTTGCAATGGTACTGGCTACCTTTGGGGAAATGCTGATCTCACCTGCTACGCCGGCATTCATCTCAGAGCATGCCGGAAGAGCGGCACCTTTCTACATCGGGATCTCCGGTGGTATCGGTGCGGTTGGACGGGTTATCGGGCCGTATGCAATGGGGGTCATGTACGACAAACAGGGACTGATTCCTGTAGCGTGGCTGGCGACTGGCACGGCGGTTATTGCGGTGCTTGGTTTTGTACTGCATGCGGTGCTGAACCGCAACCGTGAAGTGAAGGAGTACGGATTGGACGCTTAG
- a CDS encoding ABC transporter ATP-binding protein produces the protein MLRRFMAYYRPYRGLFILDFSCAILAALLELAFPLAVNKVVDQLLPAGNWSMILSACAGLLGIYLLSSFFHYAVTYWGHKLGINIESDMRRELFQRVQKQSFRFFDNNKTGHLVSRMTNDLMDIGEIAHHGPEDLFIALMTLAGAFGIMLGINWQLAVMTFIIVPLMIFLSLYFSRKMSKAFKRMFADIADYNARVENNVSGIRVVQAFANEKHEVKRFVENNERFRLTKLITYRIMAWNSSLSFILMKFVSLFVLVCGTWFVIQGSMTYGEFIAFVMLSNVFLGPIQQINSVIETYPKGIAGFRRYLELLEAEPDVDDTPQAKSIPHVKGDIAFHDVSFAYGEHKPTLDQVNLEIKAGQTVALVGPSGAGKSTLCSLIPRFYDVDAGHISIDGIPVRDMTLESLRSHIGIVQQDIFLFDGSIRENIAYGKLDAPDEEIWQAIRRAQLEELVQSQPEGLDTLIGERGVKLSGGQKQRLSIARMILKNPPILILDEATSALDTETEAAIQLALSELAQGRTTLIIAHRLATIRHADRIVVVENGGVAEQGSHDELLARQGSYSRLHQAQFG, from the coding sequence ATGCTTCGCCGTTTTATGGCTTATTATCGTCCTTATCGGGGACTCTTTATATTGGACTTCTCCTGTGCGATTCTGGCTGCACTGCTGGAACTTGCGTTTCCCTTGGCTGTAAACAAAGTTGTCGATCAGCTGCTTCCCGCAGGCAACTGGTCCATGATCTTATCAGCCTGTGCCGGATTACTGGGCATCTATCTGCTCAGTTCCTTTTTCCATTATGCAGTCACCTACTGGGGACATAAGCTGGGTATTAACATCGAATCCGATATGCGGCGGGAACTGTTCCAACGTGTGCAGAAACAATCCTTCCGCTTTTTCGATAACAACAAGACGGGGCACCTCGTCTCTCGCATGACCAATGACCTGATGGATATAGGTGAGATTGCGCATCATGGACCCGAGGATCTGTTCATTGCCCTGATGACGTTGGCTGGAGCCTTCGGCATTATGCTGGGTATCAACTGGCAACTGGCTGTAATGACCTTCATCATCGTACCACTGATGATCTTCCTTTCCCTCTATTTCAGCCGCAAAATGTCAAAAGCGTTCAAGCGTATGTTTGCGGATATTGCAGATTATAACGCACGCGTAGAGAACAATGTGAGCGGAATTCGTGTAGTACAGGCTTTTGCCAATGAAAAGCATGAAGTGAAACGTTTTGTCGAAAATAATGAACGCTTCCGTCTTACCAAACTGATCACCTACCGGATTATGGCGTGGAATTCCTCGCTCAGTTTCATTCTGATGAAATTTGTCTCGCTGTTTGTACTGGTGTGCGGTACGTGGTTTGTCATTCAGGGCAGCATGACCTACGGAGAATTTATTGCCTTTGTCATGTTATCCAATGTGTTTCTTGGACCGATTCAGCAGATCAATTCCGTCATCGAAACGTATCCCAAAGGCATCGCTGGATTCAGACGTTACCTGGAGCTGCTGGAAGCCGAGCCCGATGTGGATGATACACCACAAGCCAAATCCATCCCACATGTGAAAGGCGACATCGCCTTCCATGACGTTTCATTTGCTTATGGGGAACACAAACCAACCTTGGATCAGGTGAATCTGGAGATTAAGGCAGGACAAACGGTAGCGCTGGTTGGACCTTCGGGTGCAGGCAAATCTACGCTGTGCAGTCTTATTCCACGCTTTTACGATGTGGATGCGGGGCACATCTCTATTGATGGGATTCCGGTAAGAGATATGACACTGGAGTCGCTGCGCTCCCATATCGGAATTGTGCAGCAGGATATTTTCCTGTTTGATGGGTCGATCCGTGAAAATATTGCCTACGGCAAACTGGATGCACCTGATGAAGAAATCTGGCAAGCCATTCGCCGGGCCCAACTGGAAGAGCTGGTACAATCTCAACCGGAAGGACTCGATACTCTAATTGGTGAGCGGGGCGTCAAATTGTCTGGAGGACAGAAGCAACGTCTATCCATTGCTCGCATGATTTTGAAAAATCCGCCGATCCTCATTCTGGATGAAGCGACCTCCGCACTGGATACCGAGACGGAAGCCGCCATTCAGTTGGCTTTATCCGAGCTGGCACAAGGACGTACAACGCTAATCATCGCCCATCGACTGGCAACGATTAGACACGCGGATCGCATTGTGGTTGTGGAGAACGGTGGCGTAGCCGAACAAGGCAGCCATGATGAACTTCTGGCGCGTCAGGGCTCGTATAGCCGATTACATCAAGCCCAGTTTGGGTAG
- a CDS encoding molybdopterin-containing oxidoreductase family protein, whose translation MIDQENGVFPAVCPLDCPDTCGLLLHKENGKIVKVAGNPDHPITKGAICNKVRNMTERVYHPERLQYPMRRIGAKGEGQFERISWDEAIGEITAKFSSLADTYGPESILPYSFYGNMGILGVDGMDRRFFNALGASKLEQTICNAAGNTGWKYTMGANRGTLPEDTEHADVILVWGGNIVSTNMHQVVLAEKARKKGAQIVVIDVHRNRTAQWGDWSIPLYPGTDSALALGLMHVLFEQGLTDEAFMQKYTVGHEALRDHVRSYTPGRVSRITGVPEADIVKLAELYGNAQAAHIHIGNGLQHHDNGGMNVRSVACLPAITGQWLKRGGGAIRTNSYASTNSDALERPELRQNPEPRVVNMNRIGEALLEAEQPIRALMVYCSNPLVVAPDTERVERGFAREDLFTVVHDLFMTDTAKYADIVLPATSSFETTDLYTSYWHQYVHLQEPVITPLGESKSNVELFSLLGQAMGYDPEIFGETPEQMIEEALQGTGNPYMNGVTLEGLKQHHFVKLDMSAHDSYLDQLPTPSGKIELYSETMAQKGLPPLPTYSALVEGYDGENPAGPADVYPLMFLSPPNHNFLNSTFANSAKHQRLEKMPLLQMHPEDASHRQVEDGDAVVVWNDRGRIELTAKVSESMLPGTVISQGLWWDGNGKKQRANSLTSNRLSDMGNGATFFSATVEVKRQ comes from the coding sequence ATGATCGATCAGGAGAATGGCGTATTCCCGGCAGTTTGCCCGCTCGATTGTCCGGATACTTGCGGCCTGCTGCTTCATAAGGAGAACGGTAAGATCGTGAAGGTAGCGGGCAATCCGGACCATCCGATTACAAAAGGCGCCATCTGTAACAAAGTCCGAAATATGACGGAGCGGGTGTATCACCCCGAGCGGCTGCAATATCCGATGCGACGCATCGGAGCCAAGGGCGAAGGCCAGTTCGAGCGAATCAGTTGGGACGAAGCCATCGGCGAGATTACGGCGAAATTTAGTTCGCTGGCAGATACCTACGGACCGGAGAGCATCCTGCCCTACAGCTTCTATGGAAACATGGGCATTCTTGGTGTGGACGGCATGGATCGTCGATTTTTCAATGCATTAGGTGCGAGCAAGCTCGAACAGACCATCTGTAATGCAGCGGGAAATACCGGGTGGAAATATACGATGGGTGCGAACCGGGGAACCTTGCCCGAGGATACAGAGCATGCGGATGTCATTCTGGTGTGGGGAGGCAACATCGTCAGCACCAATATGCATCAGGTTGTTCTGGCCGAGAAAGCCCGCAAAAAGGGCGCCCAAATCGTCGTTATTGATGTCCATCGCAATCGGACCGCCCAATGGGGAGACTGGTCCATTCCACTCTACCCCGGTACAGACAGTGCATTGGCACTCGGATTAATGCATGTACTGTTCGAGCAGGGCCTGACGGATGAGGCTTTTATGCAAAAATATACCGTCGGCCATGAGGCACTGCGTGATCATGTCCGCAGCTACACCCCGGGGCGCGTTTCGCGTATTACAGGCGTGCCGGAAGCGGACATCGTGAAGCTGGCTGAGCTGTATGGCAATGCGCAGGCAGCTCATATTCATATCGGCAATGGCCTACAGCATCACGACAACGGTGGCATGAACGTACGCAGCGTAGCCTGTCTGCCTGCCATTACAGGCCAGTGGCTAAAGCGCGGCGGTGGTGCCATTCGTACCAACAGCTACGCGAGCACGAATAGCGATGCGCTGGAGCGTCCGGAGCTGCGACAAAACCCGGAGCCGCGCGTGGTGAACATGAACCGGATTGGCGAAGCGCTGCTGGAGGCGGAGCAGCCGATCCGGGCGTTGATGGTCTACTGCAGCAATCCACTGGTGGTGGCACCAGATACCGAGCGGGTGGAGCGAGGTTTTGCACGGGAGGATCTGTTCACGGTAGTCCATGACCTGTTCATGACGGATACGGCAAAATACGCGGATATTGTGCTGCCTGCGACATCTTCATTTGAAACGACGGATCTGTATACGTCCTACTGGCATCAGTATGTTCATTTGCAAGAGCCAGTCATTACGCCTTTGGGTGAGAGCAAGAGTAATGTTGAATTGTTCTCTTTGCTTGGACAGGCGATGGGGTATGACCCGGAGATTTTCGGTGAGACACCGGAACAGATGATCGAGGAAGCACTTCAGGGTACGGGCAATCCCTACATGAACGGAGTAACCTTGGAAGGGCTGAAGCAGCATCATTTCGTCAAGCTGGATATGTCTGCACATGACTCCTATTTGGATCAGTTGCCCACGCCTTCGGGGAAAATCGAGCTGTATTCGGAAACGATGGCACAGAAGGGACTGCCTCCGTTGCCTACGTATAGTGCACTCGTGGAGGGGTATGACGGGGAAAACCCGGCTGGACCTGCGGATGTTTATCCGCTGATGTTTCTGTCGCCGCCAAACCATAATTTCCTGAATTCCACCTTTGCCAATTCGGCCAAACATCAACGTTTGGAGAAGATGCCATTATTGCAAATGCACCCAGAGGACGCCTCTCACAGACAGGTGGAAGACGGGGATGCGGTGGTCGTATGGAACGACCGTGGCCGGATCGAGCTAACCGCCAAAGTGAGTGAATCCATGCTGCCAGGAACGGTGATTAGTCAAGGCTTATGGTGGGATGGTAATGGCAAAAAACAGCGGGCGAACTCGCTCACGTCTAATCGTCTGTCCGACATGGGGAATGGGGCTACATTCTTCTCGGCCACTGTCGAAGTGAAGCGTCAATGA
- a CDS encoding ABC transporter substrate-binding protein, which produces MSNLDLSFHKSSLNTPGRLQQITNVPPAMFKLCHLVQLHDREAFSRIDELWSSKHVLYVITSGQARLISSNGQLMVNTGSAIVRQAGTLLQHESKRGSLSPVQGIAMAFDFADNEQRLWPFGHPVPVTSRLIAELISELVQSSSKRDESGPFKPHMLFYQLLDTLRDHAVRLAHEDHSWLDIVLARIHERVTHSFTREQLAREVNVSPEHFSREFKKYTGLTFVEYVTRLRIRIAQEHLLFANPTLQELAQLTGYRDTFYLSRKFKQTVGCAPTLYRRTPKKIASLTYNYTASLLALGHIPHLGAVAGWMKSRLIQCYEHDLINHPDLIADAHPDVILGYAPHSGMDELRQIAPTILMPFEELDWQEQFIHLGRITGLEAKARALLDHYDTLQQEANRTLDQIIGERGSAVCIFMIGESGAYIYGHGWGRASHILYQSLGFTPPARMKKDGQLLTGYIHVPLNEIHLYAADHIFIDYARESSEQDAVDKLFAQESWNTLSAVREGRLYEIDADMFYGFDPISVMEQFQHIMHKLTSHLSMH; this is translated from the coding sequence ATGAGCAATCTGGATCTAAGCTTTCATAAATCATCCCTGAACACCCCCGGCCGCTTGCAGCAAATCACAAACGTGCCTCCGGCAATGTTCAAGCTGTGTCATCTGGTGCAGCTCCATGATCGGGAAGCCTTCTCCCGTATCGATGAGCTGTGGAGCAGCAAGCACGTTCTTTATGTCATCACCTCTGGTCAGGCAAGACTGATCAGTTCGAATGGTCAATTGATGGTAAATACCGGCTCTGCTATCGTACGCCAAGCTGGAACCCTGCTTCAGCATGAAAGCAAGCGTGGTTCCCTTTCACCCGTTCAGGGTATTGCAATGGCCTTTGATTTTGCAGATAACGAACAAAGGCTCTGGCCATTCGGACATCCTGTTCCCGTTACAAGCCGCCTTATTGCCGAGCTGATCTCCGAATTGGTTCAGTCCAGCTCGAAACGCGATGAGTCGGGACCATTCAAACCTCATATGCTGTTTTATCAGCTGCTGGATACGTTGCGAGATCACGCTGTGCGTTTGGCTCATGAAGATCATTCCTGGCTGGACATCGTCCTCGCGCGTATCCATGAAAGAGTTACTCATTCTTTTACACGTGAGCAATTAGCGAGAGAGGTTAATGTGAGTCCAGAGCATTTTTCACGAGAATTCAAGAAGTACACCGGACTTACGTTTGTGGAGTATGTTACCCGGTTAAGAATTCGAATTGCCCAGGAACACCTGCTGTTTGCCAATCCCACATTGCAAGAGCTTGCGCAGTTGACGGGATACAGGGATACCTTTTATTTAAGTCGAAAATTTAAACAAACGGTAGGTTGTGCACCGACTCTCTATCGGAGAACGCCAAAAAAAATCGCAAGTCTTACATACAACTATACCGCTTCCTTGCTCGCACTGGGCCACATCCCGCATCTGGGTGCCGTTGCAGGATGGATGAAAAGTAGACTTATTCAGTGTTATGAGCATGATCTGATTAATCATCCGGATCTAATCGCAGACGCTCATCCCGATGTCATCCTTGGTTATGCACCTCATTCCGGCATGGATGAATTACGGCAGATTGCACCAACGATTTTGATGCCTTTTGAGGAACTTGACTGGCAGGAGCAATTCATCCATTTGGGACGTATCACGGGTCTGGAAGCCAAAGCACGTGCGCTGTTAGACCATTATGATACGCTTCAGCAAGAGGCCAATCGTACACTCGATCAGATCATAGGTGAACGGGGTTCAGCAGTATGCATTTTCATGATTGGTGAGAGTGGAGCGTACATCTATGGTCACGGATGGGGCAGAGCTTCTCATATTTTGTATCAATCGCTGGGCTTCACCCCTCCTGCACGGATGAAGAAGGATGGACAACTACTCACAGGTTACATCCATGTTCCGCTAAATGAAATTCATTTGTACGCTGCAGATCATATTTTTATTGATTATGCCAGGGAATCTTCAGAGCAGGATGCTGTGGACAAGCTGTTTGCTCAAGAGTCCTGGAACACCTTGAGTGCGGTCCGGGAAGGGCGCCTGTACGAGATTGATGCGGATATGTTTTATGGATTCGACCCCATCTCGGTTATGGAGCAATTTCAGCACATCATGCACAAACTGACATCACATCTGTCCATGCATTAG
- a CDS encoding ABC transporter substrate-binding protein, translated as MFAAKKRFSGLLLMLAIIMILAACNSGTGSGTTEPTAAGSESTTSSTETNTDSSGATRIYKSLSGDVEIPAEPKRIVTDMYVSDLLALGVKPVGSIKYYLENPFYADQVEGIENIGDRGAVSLEKVVALDPDLIITYSDKAEEIESYQKIAPTVVIPYGTFTNVEDEIRGFGELMNKSEEAEAWLKTYDERIEAARAKVKAVIKPEETFSILEVSDKSYYGYGDNFGRGGQAVYRALELTPLEITKKELMGDTQWKEISREVVGDYAGDHIFLTVGENNKNYQGDSIWQSLPAVKNNQVYELQEDRYWYFDPIAIQSQAEEFADMIVERAQQNRK; from the coding sequence ATGTTTGCTGCAAAAAAACGCTTTTCCGGCTTGCTGCTCATGCTCGCCATCATCATGATTCTGGCTGCCTGTAACAGCGGTACGGGTTCCGGCACAACGGAACCAACAGCGGCGGGTTCAGAATCGACTACAAGTTCGACCGAAACTAATACCGATTCTTCGGGTGCTACGCGGATCTACAAGTCATTAAGTGGAGATGTGGAAATACCGGCTGAACCGAAACGGATTGTTACGGATATGTACGTAAGTGATCTGCTCGCACTTGGTGTAAAGCCCGTTGGCTCTATTAAATATTATCTGGAAAATCCATTCTACGCCGATCAAGTGGAGGGCATAGAGAATATTGGCGACCGGGGTGCCGTATCCTTGGAGAAGGTCGTCGCGTTGGACCCGGATCTGATCATTACCTACTCTGATAAAGCTGAAGAAATTGAGAGTTATCAAAAAATCGCACCTACCGTGGTCATTCCCTACGGCACGTTTACCAATGTAGAGGATGAAATTCGAGGCTTCGGAGAACTCATGAACAAATCCGAAGAAGCGGAAGCCTGGCTGAAAACGTACGACGAACGTATTGAAGCCGCTCGCGCCAAAGTAAAAGCAGTCATTAAACCGGAGGAAACCTTCTCCATCCTCGAAGTATCAGACAAGAGCTATTATGGCTATGGAGACAACTTTGGTCGCGGTGGACAAGCCGTTTATCGCGCTTTGGAACTTACACCACTCGAAATCACCAAGAAAGAACTGATGGGTGATACCCAGTGGAAAGAGATATCGCGTGAAGTCGTTGGTGATTATGCAGGAGACCATATCTTCCTGACCGTAGGGGAAAACAATAAAAATTACCAAGGTGATTCCATCTGGCAATCGCTCCCGGCTGTGAAGAACAATCAGGTGTACGAATTACAGGAAGATCGCTACTGGTACTTCGATCCGATTGCAATTCAGAGTCAGGCTGAAGAATTCGCTGATATGATCGTAGAACGTGCACAGCAAAATCGTAAATAA